Below is a window of Entelurus aequoreus isolate RoL-2023_Sb linkage group LG07, RoL_Eaeq_v1.1, whole genome shotgun sequence DNA.
cactctgtttcaTGCTCAGTTCATGCTGCTTGTTTCATAGCTTCCATGCCAAGTaaatttttgtttattaatgccacagttagtgtttttgtttcattgttcatagtttctgcctttgtgcaagttttgtgtttatagccaagttttgtacttttctgtcaagacttggtctgtggcgtggtttgttctcccgaggAGCAAATGATTGGACCGGACGTGGCTTGGAGGTGGGTACATGatttaatataatgacaataaaaaggaataaacaaaaagcgtgcacaagggcggaagtacaaaacttggctataaacacaaaacttgcacaaaggcagaaactatgaacaatgaaacaaaaacactaactgtggcattaataaacaaaacttacttggcatgaaagctatgaaacaagcagcgtgaaGTGAGCAtgaaacagagtggcaggagtgtgatgtcgccagggagacttcctggcaacaatcggtttaaataacagtgacatgattagtgaaaacaggtgcatgaCTCAAAacatgaaacaggtgcgtgacatgacgatgtgaaccaggtgaaactaatggtagctatggtgacaaacaaaagtgcacaaaaagcccaaaaacaaaaccaaacatgactaaaacaaaacatgatcacacagacatgacagctttgtgattttatctgtgaaaagcgctttataaataaaatgaacttacttacttactattaAATAGAGTTTTGTGTTAACATTGTTGGGTGTATGCAACGGATTAATTGGATTTAATTTAGATTGTTTCATTTGAGaacatttttgttcattttgaATATGATTTGGTTTTCAACATCCCCTTCGAAAAGGACTTATAACGGAAATCAAGCTACCACTGCACCTCAAAGTTACACTTCACTGTAACTACATTTTGTTGGATGATTCACATTGTGGATCCACAACCCAACATTTGCAGTAAGTCTGATAATATTATTCAAAATCTCAGGAGTGATTCCAGCAACTTTAGTCAGCTCCAAAAAGCCAAATGGTAAAAATGGAGGTGTATCTAATAAAGTGGCCAGTGACATTTGTAGTCATGTTGTCTCTCCTCCTGAGAGATGTTAAACTTTGCTGAATCGCTATCTTTAGCACTATATATAtcttgtacaacaattcttctaaacaaaagagaagaaatgtaactttgggaaaaattccattttaaacatttgtatgctcgtataaCACTTACAACCtttcagcatatcagtatgtggagttaaattatcatcattattataagCAAAAAAGTTAAACAACGTACTAATGTactccagtttaagaaactgatcTACTCAAAGTGTttccaaagtacaaagaagaagaatccccATAAAATATTAAATAACCCTATAAACCTCATTATGTGAATCAGAACTTAACTTTTCATTTACGAGAAACTTTTCTAAATTGCctctttttttgtctgtttttgttACAAATTGAGCacagaaagtaaacaaacaaatgtgttagaaattgctatgaaacaaaaaggattaaataaactctgctttttcctactcctctcCAGAGATGTTGTagtgagaaactggaaatatgtgatgtactaTTGaaagtgggcagcacggtgaaccaggggttagtgcatgtgcctcacaatacgaaggttctgggttcgatccccggggtcggggtctttctgtgtggcgtttgcatgaCTGCgttggttccctccgggtactccagcttcctcccacctccaaagacatgcacctggggataggttgaatggaaacactaaaattggccctagtgtgtgaatgtgagtgtgaatgttgtctgtctatctgtgttggccctgtgatgaggtggtgacttgtccagggtgtaccccacctatcgcccgaatgcagctgagataggctccagcactccccgcaaccccgaaagggacaagcggtagaaaatggacgtgTGGACTattgaaagttagcgccctcaaGGCATCCGTGTAAAGGttacaaacagcccctttaagaagAACCACCAAGACATTAATGACATTTCACTACCAAACATCTATATTGTTTCCATCAGGAGTGTATAGCCATAGTACGTTTGTAAATGTTACTGCACATTGTTGTCCACACCCAATGATTGAACATCTAATATCAGTTTTATTTGTGTCACCCTTCAGTTTAAAGGGATTGCATGCATCCTCATGAAAGTGCATGTCTAAGGGTACTTTTTCCTATGAGTAAACATGTAAATGTTTGCTGGcacaatttgaacatcaaattgaCTTGTGTCAGTTGCAGGTAAAGTGTCTGTGTGTGGTTATGTTTCTGAGCTTCTCGCTATCCATGGCGGAGGTCCCTGGAACATGCAGACACTCCATTACTAGGGAGCACCTGATGACACTCAAACATCTGGTAGGTAATATCAAACAGATGGCGCTAGGAACCCTTTTATTCAACAAGTTGTAAAAGGGTGTTTCTGTTTTTGTGTTGCCTCTGCAGATGGATAACCAGTTGAGAAGTGGATGCTCGATAACCTACACATTCATAGACCAGAAAAATTTGGTAAAGTACCTTAATATTTCATACCGTTATGTCAATATTTCAATACCAATTTTATTTaacatcaaaaaataatgtgCAATAGCAGAGGTCTGCTTGGTTGTATCTAAGTCTTCCGTAGCAGATGTTATGTTCTTCTCCTGTAAACAACAAACTAGTTTAAGATTGAATCTACCTCAGATTGTtgcttcaaaatgtaaatgtCAATCAGTTCCACACAACTGTCCAAAATCTGTACTCTTAATTATTCAATGTTACGCCCATATTAATTAGTCATCATTTTACATTTATATGTTTTTGACCCTTATGCTCTGATTTCCTACAGAGCAAATGTTGCTTTGTGAAAGCTGCTCTACCGTGGATATTGGAGCTCCTTACCACCCACTTCCAATATAACAGAGGCTCGGTCAACTATGGCTATGTTCAGTCCCTGAGAACACTCATCCTCAACATGTATTCCCAGAAATGTGTTCCGCAGATCAACGAGGAGATCGAGGTCTGTGTATCTTGTGACCTATGAGTCTATGTGAAATGGTGTCACTGCCTAGCACAGGGACATGCAATAAATCCTAAAACTGATACAAAATACTCACTGTTCCATGACAGGACAAGCCAGAGAGTTTTGAAGCTGTCTACAATGGGTCTCCTGCAGGGGCGCTGCAGAGAGCTTCAAAGGTGCTGTCTGTTTATTTGGATCTGGTAAAAACACGTGACACACCCGTCGACTGGAGTTGCCAGCATGAATATTCAATGATGCTCAGTTCTTCCACGGAGCAACCTACAGAGTCCTCCACACAGCACTGTACAGGTGGGATCAACTCTGTTTTGAGGAGTTCTATAATGACCCTTGGATCCTCAGAGGTTATAGATTGTGTGTAATCTTCTACAGACAGTTATGTTACGAGGTCTGTGAAGGCCTCTCAGAGAAGACCATTGAGAGATCTGTACAAGCTTGGCTTCATCATCACCTTCATCTTTGGAGCACTACTACTAATTGTTACTCTCTTCTGTCTAATCACACAAAAGGTACCAGCGTGTCTGTTTTGCTGATATCCAAATCACATGTTCTTCAATGAAGTTTAAGCATGCATTCCTCACATTTTTTGATCAAGTGGGCCTTGCAGCCTGGTTGTACTTTCTGAGCGGGTAAATTACTCACCGTATTCCATATTAGAGACTATTAGTAATGGCTCATTAAGATGATTTGTATAGTTTGAAAGATATTTGCTTCTCAAATGACTGATGTTCTTTTATCCTCTGCAAGTATGAATTGTGAtataaacttaaaggcctactgaaacccacctctaccgaccacgcagtctgatagtttatatatcaatgatgaaatcttaacattgcaacacatgccaatacggccgggttaacttataaagtgcaattttaaatttcccgggaaatatccgactgaaaacgtctcggtatgatgacgtttgcacgtgacgtcacggattgcgcggaagtattgggacaccattgtgtcccaataccaacagctctgttttcatcgcaaaattccacagtattctggacatctgtgttggtgaatcttttgcaatttgtttaatggacaatgaagacagcaaagaggaaagctgtaggtgggatcggtgtattaacggctggctacagcaacacaaccaggaggacattgagttggatagcagacgcgctaccgcgagtacgcagctttcttccaaacatttgatcgcttgcccgtccgtgtgtGCCgtaatgtgcatgtcacgtacgtaactttggggaaatacatgtgctgtatgaactttgcggaagtgaaaggtactttgggctgtgggattgagtgtgttgtgcgggtgtttgagttgtattggcgggttatatggacaggaggggggaggtgtttgttatgtgcgattaatttgtagcatattaaatataagcctggttgtgttgtggctaatagagtatatatatgtcttgtgtttatttactgttttagtcattcccagctgaatatcaggtcccacctgcctctcacagcatcttccctatctgaatcgcctccactgccctctagtccttcactttcactttcctcatccacaaatctttcatcctcgctcaaattaatggggtaatcgtcgctttctcggtccgaatcgctcacgctgctggcgtccatgattgaaaacaatgtgcagatgtgaggagttcttcaacctgtcacgtcacgctacttccggtacaggcaaggctttttttatcagcgaccaaaagtggtcgctttatcgtcgatgttctctactaaatcctttcagcaaaaatatggcaatatcgcgaaatgatcaagtatgacacagaatggatctgctatccccgtttaaataagaaaatctcatttcagtaggcctttaaaggcctactgaaagccactactaccgaccacgcagtctgatagtttatatatcaatgatgaaatcttaacattataacacatgccaatacggccgggttaacttataaagtgacattttaaatttgccgctaaacttccggttcgaaacgcctctgaggatgacgtatgcgcgtgacgtagcccggcgaacacgggtatgccttccacattgaagtcgatacgaaaaagctctgttttcatttcataattccacagtattctggacatctgtgttcgtgaatctgtttcaatcatgttcattgcattatggagaaggaagccaagcaagcaaagaagaaagttgtcggtgcgaaatggacgtatttttcgaacgtagtcagccacaacagtacacagccggcgcttctttgtttacattcccgaaagatgcagtcaagatggaagaactcggataacagagactctaaccaggaggacttttgatttggatacacagacgcctgtagagaactgggacaacacagactcttaccaggattactttgatttggatgacaaagacgcagacgtgctactgtgagtatgcagctttggcttttttttgcgtatgtacgtaacttttttaaaatatataagctttatgaaccttgggttaggtgaacggtcttttgggctgagtgattgtgtgtgttgatcatgtgtttgaattgtattggcgtgttctatggagctaggagctagcagaggagctagcataacacgtaccgtacctacgtgcgcgtcacgtacgtaactttttaaaaatatataagctttatgaaccttggattaggtgaacggtcttttgggctgagtgattgtgtgtgttgatcatgtgtttgaattgtattggcgtgttctatggagctaggagctagcagaggagctagcataacacataccgtacctacgtgcgcgtcacgtacgtaactttttaaaaatatataagctttatgaaccttgggttaggtgaacggtcttttgggctgagtgattgtgtgtgttgatcaggtgtttgaattgtattggcgtgttctatggagctaggagctagcagaggagctaggagctagcataacaaacacgcaggtgttattatgcaggattaatttgtggcatattaaatataagcctggttgtgttgtggctaatagagtatatatatgtcttgtgtttatttactgttgtagtcattcccagctgaatatcaggtaccgtgagtatgcagccttggctgctaaacattcgataacttgaccgtatgtgcgcgtcacgtacgtaactttttaaaaatatataagctttatgaaccttgggttaaggaaacggtcttttgggctgagtgatggtgtgtgttgatcaggtgtttgaattgtattggcgtgttctatggagctaggagctagcagaggagctaggagctagcataacaaacacgcaggtgtttttatgcaggattaatttgtggcatattaaatataagcctggttgtgttgtggctaatagagtatatatatgtcttgtgtttatttactgttgtagtcattcccagctgaatatcaggtcacccccggctcttacagcatcttccctatctgaatagcttcaactccccactagtccttcacttgcactttactcatccacaaatctttcatcctcgctcaaattaatggggaaattgtcgctttctcggtccgaatctctctcacttcatgcggccatcattgtaaacaatagggaactttgcgtatatgttcaactgactacgtcacgctacttccggtaggggcaagccttttttttatcagataccaaaagttgcaatctttatcgtcgttgttctatactaaatcctttcagcaaaaatatggcaatatcgcgaaatgatcaagtatgacacatagaatagatctgctatccccgtttaaataaaaaaaattcatttcagtaggcctttaagatcatGTAAAATTCTGCTTTTAACCCACTCACATGTCATGAACTACAGTAGATAAGAATGAAAGCAGAGAGAGAGGAAGGGTATGGTAATTGGCATACGAACAACACCTAAAGACATTTAGCAGTgtttgtataaaaatagaaaaagcagAACATGAGTAAGTTTCCTGTGATCTCGATAATGTTAACATTTTTCTTTAAATTATGCACACGATTGCATTGGATTGTAAACAAATAAACAGTTTAGAAGATTGCTCTGCAGTCTGTTTGGCAACTTGTTAAATCAGATTACCTGTATTGTATTATTGCCTAGCGAAAAGTGTGTTTTCCCAATCTGTGTTCCACGACCATTATACTTTTTTTAGAACAACAGGAAGCAACAAGAAATACCTGTGGGATTCACTTTGTTTCTGAAGTCAGTGCAAAatgtaaagtattttttttaaaacaaagtgcTGCAAATGCCTGTGGTCTGCAGCTGTATTTTACCTTCCCCAAATCTCCCCAAATGTGTCCCATTCAATTGTAGTGTCTTTTTCGGGCATTTGTGAGGCAAAAATGGTctaactattacagtttttaaattattcacattttatGGAGATGGTTATGAATCGCAaaacattaataattaataactGTAATAGCCAAAAATAATTGCTGCTGAATTGTATAGGACAAATGTAATTGTGTTGATTACACGTTGATACCATAAAAACCATaaaataataacttaaaaaccataGCGGCACgaacaaaacattttgcagcacaaacagcgCAAACAAATGGGACTGGTTTGAGGATACTTTAATGAAGATGTGTTGGGGGGTGTGGTTTTGAATCATAATTCATTACTAACTTAAAAACCTTAATAGTTAgaccaaacatttttgcagcacaaacgattgacACAAGTTTGGGGAGAAGCAAGGGTCAGACAAGGGTCAGAGAAGCAAGCTTTCTACGACCAAGTTCTGTAGAAAAGTGATATTTCATATTTGTGTTTTTTACCATTCGTTTTTGTGTTTGTCCGTGTTGTTTGTAATTTTCTTTGTTGTGTTTCTGCTTGATTGAGAAATATGTTGGGGATGTTGTTTTGGATGTTAATCACATACtcctaatataattttttttagtagTTCATGGTTCATTGTGGAAATTCTACATCCTTAATTCCTGTGCATTGCATGTGTCTTATTCAGTGAAAacagtttatatatttatatatatccatccatccattttctaccgcttgtccgcttgatatatatatataggtggatTAAATTAGTTGAAATCATAAATCAGACCTGTGTCATAATATTGGGCTTCATGCAAGAATAAATTATGTGCAGTTCAAGTAAGAAGGTATTTTAGCCTTAACTTGTGGCGACCCAGAAGTTAGAATTCATCGGGCTAAGAGATGAGGTATGTTCAAAAGTATGCTGCAGCCCATTAACACGTCAAAGACttttaaccatccatccatccattttctaccgcttgtcccttttggggtcgcggggggtcgctggagcctatctcagctgcattcgggcggaaggcggggtacaccctggacaagtcgcc
It encodes the following:
- the csf1b gene encoding macrophage colony-stimulating factor 1b isoform X1, which codes for MTILVQTLTQSKVKLQVKCLCVVMFLSFSLSMAEVPGTCRHSITREHLMTLKHLMDNQLRSGCSITYTFIDQKNLSKCCFVKAALPWILELLTTHFQYNRGSVNYGYVQSLRTLILNMYSQKCVPQINEEIEDKPESFEAVYNGSPAGALQRASKVLSVYLDLVKTRDTPVDWSCQHEYSMMLSSSTEQPTESSTQHCTDSYVTRSVKASQRRPLRDLYKLGFIITFIFGALLLIVTLFCLITQKKTHLPHRSGSFMISRRDQQDIVMELQ
- the csf1b gene encoding macrophage colony-stimulating factor 1b isoform X2, with the protein product MFLSFSLSMAEVPGTCRHSITREHLMTLKHLMDNQLRSGCSITYTFIDQKNLSKCCFVKAALPWILELLTTHFQYNRGSVNYGYVQSLRTLILNMYSQKCVPQINEEIEDKPESFEAVYNGSPAGALQRASKVLSVYLDLVKTRDTPVDWSCQHEYSMMLSSSTEQPTESSTQHCTDSYVTRSVKASQRRPLRDLYKLGFIITFIFGALLLIVTLFCLITQKKTHLPHRSGSFMISRRDQQDIVMELQ